Proteins co-encoded in one Aspergillus flavus chromosome 2, complete sequence genomic window:
- a CDS encoding DASH complex subunit Dam1-domain-containing protein, producing MDPTAFSRSSSRPRPSSRPTTPLRPSSRSSLREAHGYGGSISNAGYTQPAINALEPQFAELADSMADLEANFMHLQLMHESLTRFSESFASFLYGLNMNAFCVDFPEAPIPESFKRAKQAEAQKGINVTLHLMELYGTNTLQEAEVEQTRQANEGETTFMTTDTTFVENPSSTTPPKPVRKTPTSSRGTTRGSSTRGRYTTRGTSRARPSALPRGRGLR from the exons ATGGATCCTACAGCTTTTTCCCGATCGTCTTCGCGTCCAAGACCTTCATCCAGGCCCACGACCCCTCTTCGACCGAGCTCTCGGTCTTCATTACGTGAAGCACATGGCTATGGAGGAAGTATCAGCAACGCAGGCTATACCCAACCTGCGATAAATGCCCTCGAGCCACAGTTCGCAGAGCTCGCAGACTCCATGGCCGATCTCGAGGCCAACTTTATGCACCTCCAATTGATGCACGAGAGTCTTACGCGCTTCAGCGAAAGCTTTGCCAGTTTTCTCTACGGCTTAAACATGAACGCTTTCTGTGTAGATTTTCCAGAG GCTCCGATCCCCGAATCATTCAAAAGAGCCAAACAAGCGGAGGCTCAGAAAGGTATCAACGTCACATTACATCTGATGGAACTGTATGGCACTAACACTCTCCAAGAAGCTGAAGTGGAGCAAACTCGACAGGCTAATGAAGGCGAAACGACGTTCAT GACTACCGACACCACTTTCGTGGAAAATCCATCAAGCACAACCCCCCCGAAGCCGGTGCGCAAAACTCCTACCTCGTCGCGGGGGACCACAAGAGGCTCTAGTACTCGTGGTCGTTATACAACCAGAGGCACTAGTCGAGCTCGTCCGAGCGCGCTGCCAAGGGGCAGAGGGTTGCGGTGA
- a CDS encoding telomere stability and silencing-domain-containing protein, with amino-acid sequence MAPQNVNVLLSTFPGLSLPSTLSFSLPSTSSISDLTEKVSSYIPSSVPLLSLILTTTNNKQILPSSDLPISHLVAPNGELTATSNLLPLRLSVPLCGGKGGFGSQLRAAGGRMSSKRKRNQGDDNGSSRNLDGRRIRTVNEAKALAEYLAVKPEMDRKEKEERRRRWQAVVEAAEKREEELKNGGGKQKIDGQWMEDKEEMSEKAREAVLAAMKDGMWTDNLHDAIRDNILGGSSTSASEGSAQDSASASDEESEDEQEMKDAPGPSEPAPKSAVPRKFIGFDDDDEFMSDSEEEEIDQIDETEGKGKAKA; translated from the coding sequence ATGGCTCCGCAAAACGTGAACGTTCTCCTTTCAACATTCCCCGGTCTCTCTCTACCCTCGACCCTCTCATTCTCCCTCCCATCGACCTCGTCTATCTCAGATCTCACCGAGAAGGTGTCCTCATATATTCCGTCATCCGTACCCCTCCTCTCACTCATCTTGACCACGACAAACAACAAACAAATACTCCCTTCGTCAGACCTTCCAATCTCACATCTCGTTGCTCCTAATGGCGAACTCACTGCGACATCAAACCTCCTTCCCCTCCGCCTTTCGGTACCCCTATGCGGAGGAAAGGGTGGTTTCGGTTCCCAGCTTCGTGCTGCTGGTGGGCGCATGTCAAGCAAGAGAAAGCGCAATCAGGGAGACGATAACGGCTCCAGTCGCAATCTCGATGGTCGCCGTATCCGTACTGTCAATGAAGCCAAAGCGCTCGCCGAATATCTTGCAGTCAAGCCGGAAATGGACCgtaaagagaaggaggagcgCCGACGGAGGTGGCAGGCTGTTGTGGAGGCTGCAGAGAAACGCGAGGAGGAACTGAAGAATGGCGGCGGCAAGCAGAAGATTGACGGCCAGTGGATGGAAGATAAAGAGGAGATGAGCGAGAAGGCTAGGGAGGCTGTTCTTGCGGCGATGAAGGATGGCATGTGGACGGACAATCTTCATGATGCTATACGTGATAATATCTTGGGCGGGTCTAGTACGAGTGCTAGTGAAGGAAGTGCACAGGATTCTGCTTCTGCGTCGGATGAAGAGAGCGAAGACGAgcaggagatgaaggatgcGCCGGGCCCATCAGAGCCGGCTCCCAAGTCTGCAGTCCCGCGGAAGTTCATTGGAtttgatgatgacgatgagttTATGAGCGAttccgaggaagaggaaatcgACCAAATTGATGAGACCGAAGGGAAAGGCAAGGCAAAGGCTTAA
- a CDS encoding putative 40S ribosomal protein S29, producing the protein MTHESVWYSRPRTYGKGSRGCRVCTHRAGLIRKYGMNICRQCFREKSQDIGFHKVRDMACAIEDYHPQPSNHDERKDIWKNKQRNTLGWGVQMEKERTLSLTHMFYQTTVPLNQIPTGNSCSRNSLRPRRSVTTLGNKRKGHRFDSLGIPTGKQIWNNKSCWRKIMHGCRC; encoded by the exons ATGACTCACGAGTCCGTGTGGTACAGCCGCCCTCGCAC TTACGGCAAGGGCTCCCGTGGATG CCGCGTTTGCACCCACCGCGCTGGTCTTATCCGCAAGTACGGT ATGAACATCTGCCGTCAGTGCTTCCGTGAGAAGTCTCAGGACATCGGTTTCCACAAGGTTCGTGACATGGCCTGCGCGATTGAAGATTACCACCCACAACCCAGCAACCAcgacgaaagaaaagatatttgGAAAAATAAACAACGGAACACGTTGGGCTGGGGAGtgcagatggagaaagaaagaacccTATCACTAACGCACATGTTTTACCAAACTACAGTACCGTTAAATCAAATACCAACTGGAAATTCCTGTTCACGAAATTCGTTACGTCCTCGGCGCTCGGTAACAACCTTGGGAAATAAGCGGAAAGGACACCGATTCGATTCGCTTGGGATTCCGACGGGGAAACAGATATGGAATAATAAAAGTTGTTGGAGGAAAATCATGCACGGATGCCGGTGTTGA
- a CDS encoding 40S ribosomal protein eS10 — protein sequence MHALPKEESRTFNLTASRSTRSHSSFKPTTTLFALLERFPEERQELATMLIPKDDRKKIHEYLFREGVLVAKKDFESKHADIDTKNLYVIKALQSLNSRGYVKTQFSWQYYYYTLTPEGLDYLREWLHLPAEVVPATHIKQQRSHAPPRGMMGGEERERRGPRPTREGGYRRRDQEKEGGAPGEFAPNFRGGFGRGRGAPSS from the exons ATG CATGCGCTTCCGAAAGAGGAATCACGCACTTTTAACTTAACCGCCAGTCGCTCCACTCGATCCCATTCATCATTTAAACCAACCACCACCCTCTTCGCGTTGTTAGAGCGATTCCCCGAAGAGCGCCAGGAACTCGCAACAAT GCTTATCCCTAAGGACGACCGCAAGAAGATCCACGAGTACCTCTTCCGCG AGGGTGTGCTCGTGGCCAAGAAGGACTTCGAGTCCAAGCATGCCGACATTGACACCAAGAACCTCTACGTGATCAAGGCCCTCCAGTCCCTCAACTCCCGCGGCTATGTCAAGACCCAGTTCTCGTGgcagtactactactacaccCTCACCCCCGAG GGTCTTGACTACCTCCGTGAGTGGCTCCACCTCCCCGCTGAGGTTGTCCCTGCCACCCACATCAAGCAGCAGCGTTCCCACGCTCCCCCCCGTGGTATGATGGGTGGTGAGGAGCGTGAGCGCCGTGGTCCCCGCCCTACCCGTGAGGGTGGCTACCGCCGCCGCGaccaggagaaggagggtggTGCTCCCGGCGAGTTCGCCCCTAACTTCCGTGGTGGATTCGGCCGTGGCCGTGGTGCTCCCTCTTCTTAA
- a CDS encoding acetylornithine deacetylase (unnamed protein product), protein MASFIFSKSATVSLKGLPAKSRVLPFTRIGLIQPRRTFSLSLKQAMLTTELSEAEVSALRANKDRLANDLHHSCQWGFGIRWGDGPTDTGMQRLTLSEEDKSVRDWFIKTTKALKCDITIDEMGNIFAVRPGRRKDVPPTFIGSHLDTQPTGGRYDGILGVLSGIEALKVIDEMGLETEGGIGVVNWTNEEGARFPISMVASGVWAESIPLSRAHGLIEVPTVASLPTASSAPESLKSALEKIGYLGDVPCSYKATPMAAHFELHIEQGPHLISAGQRVGIVTAVQAYRWYRVNVTGRDTHTGTTAFQHRADALYAFAQMMVRAREVASSHGCLASVGIVEAKPGSVNTVPGLVSFSLDIRGPETELVATVEEKLRKEFDAIAAEEGKGIGKPCRVEWTVEFDSPAVKFHPDCIDCVQQSAEAVVADAPEPKSLVRTIMSGAGHDSVFTSKRVPTSMIFVPCKDGLSHHPEEFCSADDCATGASVILQAVVRYDRKRFSS, encoded by the exons ATGGCGTCTTTCATATTTTCCAAGTCTGCTACAGTATCACTCAAGGGATTACCGGCCAAGTCAAGAGTATTGCCGTTCACAAGGATAGGCCTGATCCAACCACGCCGGAccttctccctttctctAAAACAAGCCATGTTGACGACAGAGCTGTCCGAGGCCGAGGTTTCGGCGCTTAGAGCCAACAAGGACCGCCTTGCAAACGACCTCCATCACAGTTGTCAATGGGGGTTTGGCATACGTTGGGGAGA TGGACCGACGGATACAGGAATGCAGCGCCTGACGCTGTCTGAAGAAGACAAATCCGTGCGAGACTGGTTTATTAAAACAACTAAGGCATTAAAATGCGACATCACGATTGATGAAATGGGCAATATCTTCGCTGTGCGTCCCGGACGGAGAAAGGATGTGCCCCCGACATTCATCGGCAGCCATTTAGATACGCAACCAACAGGTGGTCGTTACGATGGGATCCTGGGTGTTCTCTCAGGTATTGAAGCTTTGAAAGTTATCGACGAGATGGGCCTGGAAACAGAAGGAGGCATAGGCGTTGTAAACTGGACGAA CGAAGAGGGGGCCCGTTTCCCTATCAGTATGGTCGCTTCTGGGGTATGGGCAGAGTCTATACCTCTCTCACGGGCACATGGGCTCATCGAGGTGCCAACGGTGGCTTCTCTCCCCACTGCATCTTCTGCTCCAGAATCGTTAAAATCGGCACTTGAAAAGATCGGTTATTTAGGGGATGTTCCTTGTTCATACAAAGCAACTCCCATGGCAGCTCATTTTGAGCTTCACATTGAACAGGGGCCTCATCTGATTTCAGCAGGTCAACGTGTTGGTATTGTTACTGCCGTCCAAGCGTACCGCTGGTATCGAGTCAATGTGACGGGTAGAGACACCCATACTGGGACCACAGCTTTTCAACATCGCGCAGACGCGCTGTACGCCTTCGCTCAAATGATGGTGCGCGCTCGGGAAGTTGCCTCTTCTCACGGTTGTTTAGCCAGTGTCGGCATCGTCGAGGCAAAACCTGGTAGCGTCAATACCGTGCCTGGTCTTGTCAGCTTCTCCCTCGATATTCGCGGTCCCGAAACTGAATTGGTCGCAACTGTTGAGGAGAAACTAAGAAAGGAGTTCGACGCCATTGCAGCGGAAGAAGGCAAGGGCATTGGTAAGCCTTGTCGGGTCGAATGGACTGTAGAATTCGACTCTCCAGCGGTCAAGTTCCACCCCGATTGTATCGACTGCGTGCAACAATCTGCAGAAGCTGTTGTCGCCGATGCGCCCGAGCCCAAATCCCTTGTGCGGACGATTATGAGTGGCGCGGGTCACGATAGTGTTTTCACGTCTAAGAGGGTGCCCACCAGTATGATATTCGTGCCATGTAAGGATGGACTGAGCCATCATCCGGAAGAATTCTGCTCTGCAGATGACTGTGCCACAGGTGCATCTGTGATTTTGCAAGCGGTGGTTCGGTATGACCGGAAGAGATTCTCGTCGTAG
- a CDS encoding hit family protein 1 has translation MSSAACIFCKIIKGDIPSFKLFESDKVFAFLDIQPLSRGHALVIPKFHGEKLTDIPDEYLNEVLPVAKKLAQAADAKDFNVLQNNGTIAHQVVPHVHFHMIPKPNEKEGLGVGWPAQATDMDKLKALHEELKSKI, from the exons ATGTCTTCTGCCGCCTGTATCTTCTGCAAGATCATCAAGG GTGATATCCCTTCCTTCAAGCTCTTCGAGAGCGACAAggtctttgctttccttgacATCCAGCCTCTGAGCCGTGGCCATGCG CTCGTGATCCCCAAGTTCCACGGCGAAAAACTCACCGATATCCCCGACGAGTACCTCAACGAAGTCTTG CCCGTTGCAAAGAAGCTCGCCCAAGCCGCCGACGCAAAGGACTTCAATGTCCTCCAGAACAACGGCACGATCGCCCACCAGGTCGTTCCACAT GTTCACTTCCATATG ATCCCCAAGCCTAATGAGAAGGAGGGCCTCGGTGTCGGCTGGCCCGCCCAGGCTACGGACATGGACAAGCTCAAGGCTCTCCACGAGGAACTCAAGTCCAAGATTTAG
- a CDS encoding ubiquitin carboxyl-terminal hydrolase (ubiquitin-specific protease) — protein MASVACVSLLSEAEFGCEHLTAQLSQDGGAGDQFKASFIKTHNALAPRSRSGESATTQKGLRTTSFLKPKYMCLTCSESFMNGDRKAHTGKTGHQFYMESRSRTLFCQGCGDFVYDYGLERLRSSTPESTLKLAQKRRFSESSTDELYVRSNANKRSCAKQGVRGLFNLGQTCYLNVILQTLLHDPILNTYFLGSGHQSHDCTMSDCIACAVAEAFADFNSSDKAEGFAALSLLLASWRASSALAGYQQQDAHEYYQFLVDKLHSSTDGHHENHEKGCPCFFHKTFYGKLRSSVTCDKCGNVTRTDDPMVDLSLDVQVQAKKRAMGGAGPSSTPTLSGCLESFTSPEKLMAGVYNCSGCGGSAQKATKQLRIKKLPAILCMQLKRYEHTFSVSEKLEGRIDFPLSINMLPYTTNPNSHVDKSRYIYDLSSAVVHKGKLDAGHYYAYCRQGDEWILFNDDQVTSVTEADVLSADAYLLFYNLRSLAGAPSQ, from the exons ATGGCTAGTGTGGCTTGTGTGTCGCTCCTCTCCGAGGCTGAGTTTGGTTGCG AGCATCTTACGGCGCAGCTTTCCCAGGACGGAGGCGCGGGTGACCAGTTTAAGGCATCTTTCATCAAGACACATAATGCTTTGGCTCCTCGCTCCAGATCCGGGGAATCGGCTACTACACAAAAAGGCCTACGTACAACTAGCTTTTTAAAACCAAAGTACATGTGCTTGACCTGCTCCGAGTCATTCATGAATGGCGACCGAAAGGCCCATACAGGAAAGACCGGTCATCAATTCT ACATGGAATCGAGAAGCCGCACGCTATTCTGTCAAGGATGCGGAGACTTCGTTTATGATTACGGTCTGGAGAGACTGAGATCATCAACACCAGAAAGCACGCTAAAAC TTGCTCAAAAACGTCGATTCAGCGAAAGCTCGACCGACGAGCTATATGTCAGGAGCAATGCAAACAAGCGCTCTTGTGCAAAGCAAGGTGTCAGGGGGCTATTCAACCTTGGACAAACATGTTATTTGAATGTTATTCTCCAGACACTGCTTCATGACCCAATTCTCAACACTTACTTTCTAGGAAGTGGGCATCAATCCCATGACTGCACTATGTCTGATTGTATAGCGTGCGCTGTTGCAGAAGCATTTGCAGACTTCAATAGCAGTGACAAGGCAGAAGGGTTTGCGGCCCTGAGCCTCCTTTTGGCCTCGTGGCGTGCAAGTTCT GCCTTGGCGGGATATCAGCAACAAGATGCTCATGAATATTACCAGTTCCTTGTCGACAAACTCCACTCTAGCACTGATGGACACCACGAGAACCACGAGAAAGGCTGCCCTTGCTTTTTCCACAAGACATTTTACGGCAAGCTGCGAAGTAGTGTAACATGTGACAAGTGTGGAAATGTCACTCGTACGGACGACCCCATGGTGGATCTAAGTTTGGATGTCCAGGTGCAGGCGAAGAAGCGCGCCATGGGTGGTGCTGGGCCCTCGTCCACGCCCACGCTGAGCGGATGTTTGGAAAGCTTCACTTCCCCTGAAAAACTTATGGCAGGCGTCTACAACTGCAGCGGTTGCGGGGGAAGCGCACAAAAGGCCACGAAGCAGCTACGCATTAAGAAATTACCGGCAATTCTATGTATGCAACTAAAG CGATATGAACATACGTTCTCGGTTTCCGAGAAGCTAGAAGGCCGCATAGACTTCCCGCTGTCTATCAACATGCTCCCGTACACGACCAACCCTAACTCCCACGTTGATAAATCGAGGTATATCTACGACCTTTCATCTGCCGTGGTTCATAAAGGAAAGCTGGACGCAGGGCATTACTATGCTTACTGCCGGCAGGGTGATGAG TGGATACTCTTCAACGATGACCAAGTCACATCTGTGACGGAGGCCGATGTCCTCAGTGCCGATGCatatcttctcttctacaACCTTCGGTCCTTGGCTGGTGCTCCGTCGCAGTAG
- a CDS encoding Alpha/Beta hydrolase protein, which translates to MVMAQAALNILHIKTMDFPEPHIYLPRSSHTHTAILLHGRGSNGPEFAEELFSSMTSKGHNLASCLPNWRWVFPTSRDRWSDRFQEEMCAWFDAYSLDDIHEQQDLQIAGLRESVTHILGILSHEIGILGGDTSHVYLGGISQGMATALWTLFCATNQVHQPLGGFVGFCGWLPFARQVEDLVQGSQGSCAVDASSKQLIQRSVAGFFLNTISGTEISQTHETIDISILSTPVFLSHGSDDAWVPVDLGRQAARVLQQIQIPVQWHGFIGAEGDGHWVKEPEGFDQILHFLEECCSHT; encoded by the coding sequence ATGGTCATGGCTCAGGCTGCGTTGAATATTCTGCATATCAAAACAATGGATTTTCCTGAGCCTCACATTTACTTACCGCGAAGTTCGCACACGCACACAGCCATCTTGCTTCATGGCCGCGGGAGTAATGGACCTGAGTTCGCCGAAGAGCTCTTTTCCTCCATGACCTCCAAGGGCCACAATTTGGCCTCTTGCCTCCCGAACTGGCGTTGGGTATTTCCCACCTCTCGCGATCGTTGGAGTGACAGGTTCCAGGAAGAAATGTGTGCCTGGTTCGACGCATACTCCTTGGACGACATCCATGAACAACAGGATCTGCAGATTGCCGGTTTGAGGGAGTCGGTCACGCATATCCTGGGCATCCTGAGCCACGAAATAGGAATTCTCGGGGGGGATACCAGCCATGTTTATCTAGGAGGTATCAGTCAGGGGATGGCAACCGCCTTGTGGACCTTGTTCTGTGCCACCAACCAGGTCCATCAGCCACTTGGTGGCTTTGTGGGGTTTTGCGGCTGGTTGCCATTTGCACGACAGGTAGAAGATCTGGTTCAAGGATCACAGGGAAGCTGTGCTGTTGACGCTTCCAGCAAACAACTGATACAACGTTCGGTAGctggtttctttctcaatACTATCTCCGGTACTGAGATATCGCAAACACATGAAACCATCGATATCTCGATCTTATCAACGCCTGTGTTTTTGAGCCACGGAAGCGATGATGCGTGGGTGCCCGTGGACCTGGGTCGACAAGCAGCTCGAGTCTTACAGCAGATTCAAATCCCTGTTCAGTGGCATGGGTTCATCGGGGCGGAGGGCGACGGTCATTGGGTCAAAGAGCCCGAGGGGTTTGATCAGATTCTTCACTTTCTCGAGGAATGCTGCAGTCACACTTAA
- a CDS encoding CRAL/TRIO domain protein: protein MHTGWFLRRRLLLSSARSVQSVSSYSASAQIFPKHLGTSSCFLIASNPPKRPFSTLPVSPLNGPRKASSFWAITFTLAIVCGATWLQDKYRHPENDSHPISDTPEFDQDKPPFLGVIDTLKTMPIQAAPGTVGNLTPEQEVKLQEFWVLLLKVCGVNVEGIESNGDVATPPSPSSQKKAAPKRRFTFFGGKSNDEEEDTTANGVTTSIASINITDGDDKYGQSKEFQQAITDMKPEEIRVTLWNMVKQDNPDSLLLRFLRARKWDIKKALIMLVSTIRWRLQDVKVDDDIVKNGELAALEQSKSSDPEEKRKGEEFLKQMRMGKGYIHGVDKDGRPICVIRVRLHKPADQSTDTLDRFTVYTIESARMMLSPPVETACVVFDMTGFSLANMDYHPVKFMIKCFEANYPECLGVVLIHKAPWIFSGIWNIIKGWLDPVVASKINFTKNISDLEKFIPKDRIYKELEGDENWEYSYVEPKADENKTMEDTAKRDELVKERQQLAQELQDATIEWITVSRKKDEEAIKAAVEKRQALIERLRAQYWQLDPYIRATSLYDRLNILQGGGKIDFYPAEAKVNGAATNGTTTNGATNGTSN from the exons ATGCATACTGGTTGGTTCTTGCGCCGCCGTCTCTTACTTTCCTCGGCCAGATCCGTCCAATCTGTATCATCTTACTCTGCCAGTGCACAGATCTTCCCGAAACACCTGGGTACAAGTTCGTGCTTTTTAATTGCGTCGAATCCACCCAAACGCCCCTTCTCCACTTTACCTGTATCACCTCTTAACGGACCGAGGAAGGCTTCATCTTTTTGGGCGATCACATTCACATTAGCTATTGTCTGTGGAGCGACCTGGCTGCAAGATAAATACCGTCATCCCGAAAACGATTCCCACCCCATTTCGGACACTCCGGAATTTGATCAAGACAAACCTCCCTTTCTCGGTGTGATAGATACGCTCAAAACAATGCCTATCCAAGCCGCCCCCGGAACCGTGGGCAACCTTACCCCAGAGCAGGAAGTCAAACTTCAGGAGTTCTGGGTCCTGTTGCTGAAGGTATGCGGCGTCAACGTCGAAGGAATTGAATCAAATGGCGATGTCGCCACGCCCCCAAGCCCGTCGTCCCAGAAGAAAGCGGCACCAAAGCGGAGGTTCACCTTCTTTGGTGGGAAGAGcaatgatgaggaggaggacacCACAGCGAATGGTGTTACAACTAGCATTGCTTCCATCAACATTACCGATGGAGATGACAAGTATGGACAGTCTAAGGAATTCCAGCAAGCAATTACCGACATGAAGCCCGAGGAGATTCGGGTTACACTGTGGAACATGGTTAAGCAAGATAACCCCGACTCCTTGCTCCTGCGTTTCCTTCGGGCGCGCAAGTGGGATATCAAGAAAGCACTCATCATGTTGGTCTCCACAATCAGATGGAGATTGCAGGATGTGAAAGTCGACGATGATATCGTTAAGAATGGCGAACTGGCTGCTCTAGAGCAATCGAAGAGCTCGGACCctgaagagaagaggaagggcGAAGAGTTCCTGAAGCAGATGCGCATGGGCAAGGGTTACATTCACGGTGTTGACAAAGATGGACGGCCTATTTGCGTTATCAGAGTGCGCTTGCACAAGCCGGCCGATCAGAGCACGGATACTTTGGATCGGTTTACCGTGTATACCATTGAATCCGCCCGGATGATGCTCTCGCCCCCAGTTGAAACAGCT TGTGTTGTTTTCGACATGACCGGCTTTTCTCTAGCAAACATG GACTACCACCCAGTTAAATTTATGATCAAGTGCTTCGAGGCTAATTATCCCGAATGCTTGGGAGTTGTGCTTATCCACAAAGCCCCTTGGATCTTCTCAG GAATTTGGAATATCATTAAGGGCTGGCTTGATCCCGTTGTTGCATCCAAGatcaacttcaccaagaATATCTCAGACCTTGAGAAATTCATCCCCAAGGATCGCATTTATAAGGAACTTGAGGGCGACGAGAACTGGGAATACAGCTATGTAGAGCCCAAGGCCGATGAAAATAAGACGATGGAAGATACGGCCAAGCGAGATGAGTTGGTCAAGGAAAGACAACAACTTGCCCAAGAACTTCAAGATGCTACGATTGAGTGGATCACGGTCAGCAggaagaaggatgaggaggccatCAAGGCAGCGGTGGAGAAGAGACAGGCCCTCATTGAGCGATTGAGGGCTCAATACTGGCAGCTCGACCCGTACATTCGCGCTACCTCGCTGTATGACAGACTGAACATTCTTCAAGGCGGTGGCAAAATTGATTTCTATCCGGCTGAAGCCAAAGTGAACGGAGCTGCTACGAATGGGACTACCACGAACGGTGCCACGAATGGCACATCCAACTAG